Within the Sarcophilus harrisii chromosome 2, mSarHar1.11, whole genome shotgun sequence genome, the region ATAAAAGAATTTTACATGTAGTCAAGACTAGTCCAGTATCTACCTGGCCAGAGGTAGTTGAGTCAGGAATCAACTAGCAGTTTAATTTCAGAGTGAGGAGAACAGCTTTTAAGCAAAGTTCTCCTGGGAAGAAAGGCTTACTTGCCTATGGTAGGGGTAGGTTTTTTAAGCATGAGAACTACAAGAGGCTGAGCCACAACACAGTCATTCTTAGATCTTGAGTAAGTTCCCACATTTGGAGGCATTTTGGGGACAATACATTCTTCAGTCCTATGGGAACTGTTTCCAAGTTATAAAAATCTTTGGGATTGGGgcatattggggcagctagatggcacagtggatagagcaccagccctgaagtcaggaggatatgagttcaaatatggtctcagacacttaacatttcctgtctgtgtgaccctgggcaagttacttaaccccaaatgccatTGTGATTGCCTCAGGTTGCCAGGGATATTGAACCCTGTGATCATCTAGTGAGGTACAGAACCAGAGTTAGTATGGCAGGTACAGAAATGCAGCACCTGGTTTAGTTCATTTAGCAATTACAAGTACAGGGATTGTTATCATGTCAGGAGATGTGATTGATTACTTTCTACTGCAACATGTCAGCTGCAGTTTTAGTTTTCAGGTCAGGATCTCCTGATAAATAGGGAAATTCCAACAAATCCAaatcattacatatattatattaagtaTTATTTTGCTCAGTTGCTTCCTAAAACATTCCTCTGCCCTTCAAACCTTAATGGCCATGGAGCTCTAACATCCCATAAGGATGATCTTCTGTGGTCACCCTCCCTGTTCCCGAGCTCTTTGAATTCCAGCTTCCTTTTGTCTATTCATGTTTTCATTCATATCCCTTTTCCTAAggtttccttctccttccttaaGTTAATTTGTTCTTGCAATATATTGCAATATAATGATTAATAAATCCCATGACTGAATTTGCCAGAGGGTGAattcaaaggattgttgttatacCAAACTCAAGATGTAACTTGCTTGCTGATCCTTAGCTCCAGAAAACAGGATGTCTGCTAACATCTAGACAATGGAAATAATCAATGCTGAAAGGACTGCAGGAAGGCAATCACACAAATACATTATTGGCAGAGCTGTGGACTGGTCTAATAATTCTTGAAAGCAAATTGCAATTAttactacaaagaaaaaaaggagttaaCTAGTAAGTGTAGCAATTTGCTTAAAAAAGTCAATATTCTTTGACTCAGATGTCCTGATGCTAGGGATCTATTTCAAGGAGGTCAAAGGCTGAGTTTGACcctattttaccaaatatttatagcactacTTTTTGTGATAGCCCCAAACTGGAAACAATGTAGTTGCCCATTcactgggaaatggctaaacaaaaggTTGTGTAATGGAATATGTTACATAtaatggatataatggaatatttctgcataagaaagaacaaatatgaggaattcagaaaaatatggaaagacgtagaatcaggaaaacaatttacgaAGCTATAGtatgtaaatggaaaaacaaaacaaacaaacaaaaaacccaaacttaAAAACTGGGTGATTCATAATTATAATGAGCCAATAAATCCTagaaaaaagttgagaaaatgaatttctctctcttcattgaGAAGGTGGAGAACAATGAATATGGAATGTTACATATGCCATTTGAcatatttgatattttgtttatttttgttgaactgtttttctcctctttctttttcctcttctttgttacaagggattcTGGGGAGGTAGAAGGAATGAATTTATCTGGTTATCAGAGTGtcataaaaacaaaagccattaataaaaataagattaaaaaatgttaaaaatagaagCTTGGACTAGATACTCTCTGTAGCtgcttctagttctaaatctatgatcccccGAGGTACTCGGAAGCCAGCAGTGATAGAAAACCTGTTACCTTCTAAGATAACCCATACCTTATCTCCATAGTCATAATTATTAGGAAACTTTCACTGACATCAGACCTGAATTTGCCTCTCTTCAGCTGCCATTCATTGTTCTGCTTTGTCCCCTCTATATCCAAATGAAATTAATCTAGTCCCTTTTCAATATGACAACCTTTCATAAAATGAAGACAGCTTTTATGCCTTCCTTTGTTTAACCAAGCTAAaaatttcccattctttcagTCAGTTTTGATGTGGCAAATTTGTCCGTCACCTTGTCTTAAGTCCTCTTATCATCTTATTCCATTCCCCTCTGAATACTCCAGCTTTTTTAGTGTCTCCTATGATGTGATCCTCAAACCTATAAATGTAATCTGATCAGgacagaagaaagcaaaaataccaccttttttattcctttcttaaaGCAGCCTAAGAGGGAAGTAGGCAACACaaggatagaacactggactgaaaataagaaagcctgagttcaaatgtgacctcagaacatactagttgtgtgaccctgcgcaagtctgttacttcagtttcctcatctgtcaaatgagccagagaaggaaagagcaaatcactccagtatttttgctaagaaaaccctccACTGTGAACTCTgttcacagagagttggacataattgaataACAAGGTAAGTTTTTTGATTGTCATTATTGATGCATTTTGACCTTGCAGTTCACTAAAACCTTTGGGGTGTCTTTGATATAAATTGTCCAGCCAGAACTTTTTTATCCTGTACTTGTGAAGTAGGATATGTAAACTCAagcaaagaattttacatttatgcttaatcactttcattttattaatctctatttATACCCTATCTAGATCTTTTTGGTACTTGTCTTTGGGTACATTAGTTATTCTTCCCAGCTTTGTATAAtctagctaggtggtacagtgcatagagtcctgggcttggagtcagagcAACCTTAGTTCAtaatccagcctgagacacttactaaccatggaatcctgggcaaatcaagTAATCTCTGTCTCAattgcctcatttataaaatggagattataacagaattttcttcccaaagttgttgtaaggatctaacaaaaataatacttgtttgttggaatccttacaaagtgttaagtcattagagttgatagagacaataattatctaatttagcatggttcagtatgattgatctgatcctacaaggagatgttatgggccagaacttgaaacaaggtgctaagtggaattgaggagacaatgtttaaatctagtttagcatttatttaatcctacaacaaataatggtttcccagtgatataatgattggtgtgtactcagtgaacagcatataagcaagaagctctcagggccaaggacagaagcccactctcagaggcagagacagattcattccatattccacctttgtgctggctggagacattcggagggaactaggggctgaagctcaagactttgaaggacacaataaaggactgaattttaactcctggctgcatttgaagtgattattacgttgaactgaaactaaggttgcctccgaaaacctccccaagaaacctgctcccagagagaaccatcatatattatacaaaagaagagaacaccacacttgTTTGTttccacttaataatattttattttttccaattacatgtaaagataatttttagtattcattttataagatttttgaatttcaaatttttttctccctccttcccttccttttcccttccccaagagagcaaacaatttgatatacttaatatatatatgcaatcattttaaacatatttccatattagtcatgttgtaaaagaaaaaccagaacaaaaggggaaaaccacaagaaagaaaaaacaagcaaaaaaggtgcaaatagtatgcatcaatctgcattcagtttccataactCTTTCTGTGGAGATGGATGATATTTTtaatcccaaatctattggaattgtgttAAATCTCTGTAATGCTGAGAGGAGCTCTGTAATGCTGAGaggagctaagtctatcatagttgatcatcatacaatgtagctgttactgtgtacaatgttctcgtggttctgctcactttacttagcatcagttcatgtaattctctccagactaaataatatttgtaaagctcttgacacatagtaagtactgtAGAAATGTTAACttgttatctatatatttgtcaAGATGTGTCCTATGAAAACCCCATTTGCATCCTTAAAGAGAACTATGAgattgaatatagattgaaacatagtattttcatcttgtgtttcctttttcatggatttttcccttttggtctgatttttcttgtacaacatgacaaatatggaaatatatttaaaagaattgcaaatatttaacctatatcagattgtttgctgtcttggggagaggagacacaagggaaggagagagaaaacactgggaacacaaagtcttacaacaatgaatgttgaaatctatctttatatgtatttagaaaaataaaatactatggagagaaaaaaaaaaaaaagatgtgtccTATGCCTTTATTTGAGTCACTAATAAAATGTCAAGGTACAGAGCCAAGGGCAGAACACTTCATTGGAGACCTCCCTCCAAATCAGCATCAATTGATTAATGACCTCTCTGGGGGTTGGATCTTTCAACCTTCAGACTCCTCTGCTGGAAACTTTATATAATGTGTGACTGAAATCTAATTTATTGTGAGTATAGCATATCCTTCATCTACTGTGTCCAAAATATAGAGTTTGATGCGACATAAAAGAGTTTTTTTTGATGAAGTCACTTTGACTCAGTGAGTGTCACTTCCTTTTTTTGATGATCAGAAATTATTCCTTCAATAttatataaggttttgcaaggaacTGAAATCAAGCTTACTGGCATAGAGATTGCAGATTTCACACTTCCCTGATTTTGAAGAAGAGGCAATGTTTGCTTTTCCCTAGTCCTACAGTGCCTCTCACCATCAACCATTATCAGTCACATCTACCAGATATTTCAGATGTAGTTCATCTGGACATTCCTGAACTTAATGAAGAGCACTTATGTACTCTTTtacagttttcagtttctggctaTCATTTATTCTGTCTTTAGTTCACAGGACATTTTCCTtggaaaacagaagcaaaataaactcAATTCCTCCTTTTCATTGTCATTTATTATCCTCAGACCTACTTCTGACAAATGGGATTTCCATGCTTTCTTTGGTTTTATTCTCGTCCCTGACATCAACAAATCAAAAACCTTACCATCCTTAACTTTCACCTCCAACTTcaacttatttttgcttttaatactACTAGAGGACCTTATAGTTGTGCTTGTTGCTGATTAGTCATTTTTTTAGtcctgtctaactcttcatgattccacttgggattttcttggcaaagacaccgaagtggtttccattttcttctccagctcattttatagatgacaaaactgaggcaaacctgATTAAGTCACATAGTtcaagtgtctaaggtcagatttgaattgaggaaggaaggtatcttcctgacttcaggttcaggattctatccactatatcatctagctgcccttcttaaaaacaaacacacaaaaaactacccatatataaatgctaactattagcAACGTCTAGctaggtaaatttttttttttttttttaagatttgcaaagcaccttaacattttatctcattttatccttataatacTGGAAATTAGTGCTATGATTActcagattttacagatgaggaaacttgctcagggccacagtGTCAAGTGacttgagactagatttgaacttcccaactccaggtccagaactctatccactattctaACTACtgttggatctattttctagtaCCTGCCCTTGCTTCCAACACCTTCATTTGTGTTAATAAGTTTTCTTCTGAGATACAGCCTCTTTATATCTTTAGAAAACTTCCTATCACTCCTGAACTGTGTCCCTGAAGAATTTTATGTCTCCTCTGAATCCTCTCTCTCTATCCTTTTGTGGAACACTTTGAAATTCACTCTCCAAAACTTAGGCTTCATGTCAGATTATATGCAGTTTTCCTCCTTATCACAAATTCTCTCaagtgggaagagagagaaataccTTTTTCTCAAGGTCCTCCATTCTTTAATGTATTAATGTATTAAAGATCTTTAATCTTTAATTCTTCCTTATAGTTTGAGGCGGGTAACAGCAGATTTAAACTTGTGTAGATTTTGTATTCCTCTGGTAGAAAGTGGGCAGTCACCCACTCTACCTAGCCTCTCACTCTGAGGATGATCTAATTCATCACCCTTGCAATTTCCTCACCAGATGCCCGGCCACCTAGGCCAGAAAGCAAGCAAGGCAACATTTAACCCTTTCCTGCCTGGATCTCCCACTCACCCAGAGGCAGCTACTGTGATGACTGGTGGTTGCTAGCTATCCATTTTTTTGCCAGCTGTCAGTGCTGCACCACCCacatctcccctttccctttctggaGCCTCATCCAATAACACCAATACTGGGAAAATTTTATGAAAGTTGTAGTCAATACAATGACTACTCATGATTCCAGAGAATAATCCAGAGACacataatttgttttgcttgattatgaatTGTTACAAGAAATTCCCTCTTCTTTTTAGTAGGGTGGGAAGGGAAAATAGATTtctggtcatttaaaaaaaagctgaGGGGAGGTGGTGTGTGACAAATGTGAAATGTTGCAGTGTACTGGGTCACTGTATTAAcatataatagttataataacaggataatataatatcatatatacgATTTTGAGAAGAAAGTACAAATGTGAAATGTTGCAGTTTTGTACTAGGTCACTGTGTTAAcatataatagttataataacaggataatataatatcatatatacgATTTTGAGAAGAAAGTACAAATGTGAAATGTTGCAGTTTTGTACTAGGTCACTGTGTTAAcatataatagttataataacaggataatataatatcatatatacgattttaaggaaaaagtacCTTATTTCTTTGCCTAGATAAGTTCCATCAATAAGCCTGTCAccattctccttctctcccccagtCCTAGTAGAACTATTGATAAGTTTATTTTAAGCAAGATGAGGTGATGTGGTTTGGTGGTGGGAAGTCTATAACTTGGGGTGAGATGGCTTGGATTGGAATCTTGACTCAGCCATTTACTTCCTGTGGGACTCTGGATAAGTCCCCtaacttctctgggactcaatttctttatctgtaaaatgagggtattatAGATGACCTGTAGGTTATCTCCCAGTTGGAAAGCTGTGGGCCTTTGATCCAAATCTAAACATTGTCctaccacacaaggctctctAAATTCTGGCTTCTACTTGTATCTCCTTCCACATTCCTCAACAAGTTTCTTCTATTCTAGTCAGGCTATTTTCCTCATTAGGACCTGAGCAAAATGGAAACCATTCTTCCTATCgcctagaaaaatattttttaaacttattttacaaACTATGTGCTCATAAAGGTGTGCAACATCACCTAACTACCCTACTTGACCTTCTACCCACCTGTTTAGATTTTGGACACAATCTCTGGGGAGGCAGAGATCCTTCCAGCTTTTTCTTTCcagctttccttcttttctccatcaTCCCCCTCAATTTTTGCTTCCTGTCTTCTAAACCTTCCCCAGCCATATCCCTCCAACTCCAAAAAGGAAACCCAGACTACAGAACCCAATAACCAATGAAGATTAGATTGGTTAGTGATGTCAAGTATTGCTAGGTAGAATCATTTCTGAAAGGCATCTGATTTCACAGATGTTTTCAGAATAAACAAACTTGCATTTTaagttcaaattattttctagaatgtaCAGTGCTATTTCTGGACATTATTTTATAGCATTGATTGATTATAATTACTAAATAGGTGATAAAATTCAGGTTTTATGAATCTGAGTGTTCACACTATAATTAGTTTTAAATCAAAGCTAGGGTAATCTTTAGTCCAGGTGAAGTGACccagttctttccctttttatttcctttctaaaaaatgaaattatcatgtCCAAGGACCTTTATAGCTctacttccatcttttttttttccccttaagtatAGTAGCAATGCCAGTGggttttttctaaattttatgtaACCTATTCCCTTCTTTAGATAAACATTTggctaaaaaaaaccaaatctttaaaattctgtttttccaattttcttattcaCAGGACATAAACAAATGTATAGGCCCTTTATTTATCCCATATCCTATTTAAAAGGCTTTAGCAGTTGGTAGATTAAAGATTGCGAAAATGGTCTGAGGCAGGACAACAGGAAAATGTTCAAATATTGAGCCTAGAATGGACTTGAGGTGTCACCTTGGTAACCGTGATACTCTAGCATAATCTTCCTTTCTGAATCCAGACTCAAAATCATGGGGGACTTTCACGGGTCATGACTTTAGCAGCCTATCTGGTTACTCCATGGGTAACAGCCTTCTGAGCTTCCCAAGCGCAGCAACCCTTTTGGCTTCCTCAAATTTCCCATCTGCCTGGCTACAGATGACATCATACCCTGCTAATTCACTGACTAGTTGCAGGACACGTTATTTGGGGGTCACTGTCTAAAAGCCCTAGTTTGCAAGAAAGGAGGAGGGTAGGGATTTTGTCCCCTTGGCCTACCTCCTGAACAATGCTTGCATGGGCTTGAAAGGCTCCACTCGGCACTATCTTATTTTCCAAACCAAAAGACCCTTCCCCAGCTCCCAAGCTCCAGCATAAGCAGTTTTCACGTTAAAATGTAAACCCTTTCAGGGCAAGAACTGCTTCAGCTCTTTCAGCACTTAGAAGTGCTGGCCTAGCAAACTTAGAAATTGCTTTGTAACTCCTTTGTGCTTTCTCAGCGCCAAGCACGAAACCTTCCACTAAGTTTAAGAAGTGTTTGTTGGATTGGATTTAATTTAATCAGGCATAGAATAACAGTTCCCATCATCTTTTAGAAAAATGAACCAGTCTTATTGAAACAAGGATTTCTTTCCACTGCTCTTGGCTGAGTCATCAGTACAAattgtcctcctcctcctgctcccacCCTCATCACTGCTGTCATTTATCCATGCCAGGTGTGTGATACTTCCCATATTCATCCTTTATTTGCCTTCTCTCCCAGGGAGCTCTAGCAGTGGTCTCTCAAGTAGAGTACATGTATCTCAAAGGCTTAAATAAGCATGGCTTGTTAAATGCACACAACGCAGCTggggtgcaaaaaaaaaaaaaaaactaccttatTTTCTTAACCTAAAAATAATCAGTTtactaatatttaatatatgaatTGACATTGGAGCACTGATTTGGCTCATTCTTGGAGTCCTCACAAAGTATGGGAGGGAAGGTGAATTCAGTTGTGCCCTTATTCCTGTTCATTGTATTAAAAAGTATTGCAAATTACATGTGCTTGATTATGTAATTTCTAGATAGTATTATATAGTTTTTACTAAATTAACTAGCCCTTGCAAAATAAGTGGCTTTAAAATATTCCTGCAAAGAAATTGGAGATTGAAGATACTAATTTGAGTACAAGTAAACCGGAAAATGACAGAACTGACATTTTATTCCAAGCATAGGCTTTGTTAGCCAAGTTACAAAGTAAAATTAATGACGTGATCTAACAATTCAACAGCCCCCTCAAAAttatctggaaaatattttttactcattttataatttaataacaaATCTTGCAGTCGAGTGTATTGTACTTTGATATTAACTAATGATAGTATGAAGCCATGATTAGCAAGACACTTAATATGCTAGTTACCAAAGATGACAGGTTATCTATAGACTTCTTTCTGGAAAAAAGgtaacaaccatttattaagcatcttctatatGCTATGTGCTCTATGAATAGTATCTGCTTTGTCATCCAAACTTATCTGGAAATAGAATTTTCTAACCTGTTTAAAATCTCCCAATTTTAGTGGGTTTTTGGAATCATTTGTTAAAAATggttaaaagacaaaaaaggaaaacacagcAGCTTGTTTACAGTGGACAGTGctggaatcagaaaatcttaCATGCTTGCTCAAATCTAGGGCAAGTACCTCAATCTGGGCCTGTtttctcacctctaaaatgaggatataaaatttaggtgtatatatacacacacgatATATATTTGAAACCATTACATAACTATTTCAATTAATTCCTATTATCAGGAATGATGGAAATCTGAATAGCCTACAATTAAGAAAAGGACTTCAAGGGTTATAAATCCTTTCTTTGTATGTTGTTTAATATAGCCAAATGACATGAAAAAAAGCACCGATTTAAATTCAGAACCACTTTTAAAATTACcattaaaatgaaatgacattgctctgaaaatataacttttttattacttaaaatttaaaaattgcttaaTCTCTATCCCTTCTAAGTTTTGTCCATATTACTATAGTACTgcatgtgctttataaatacacAAGTGaatggggggggaaggaagggaaaataggaTGCTGAACAAATATTTACTCAGGAGTTTACAATAAAAAGTTTAAACTGGTTACTTTTCTGTTACCATAATCATTTCTGTATCTGTTGGTCTTTATTGAAGTGCTACCCATACAGTTACCAGATTTTCcctatctttaaaaagaaaactaattatagtGGCAAGAACACTGAATTTGTTCAGGAGACCTGGAAACAAATTCTTTGACACTATTTAACTAAGAGAAATTACACTGGGTTttcaaattaaatgagaattttgcaaaCCTAAGTGCTACATAAACGCCAGCTATTGATTGCTATTCTGACCCTCACGAATGTTTCAGAGCCATATTTCAAGCACTGGTCTCATCTCTCCAAGTTTCAATGACActcattaaattttaaagtatcaaGTCACCAGAGGAGTTACCCAATATTTGCATAGTTTTCCCATtaattacttgatttttttcttctttgacatcCTTAGACTAGTTTCCTTCCACGGGAACACAAAGTTAATGACTTCAATGTGGTCCATGTTCTCtaatcatttgctttttaaacagCTATGGGGACATGGAAGTTAAAACTTACTTTTATGGAGCTGACAGTCTAAATTTTAATGTGGATCATGAACTATGCAAATAAAACTAATCTTTTTTGTTGGTTTACCTCTCCCTTCTACCTCAAAATGACATCCCAGAGACTGCCTTGATTTTCTTACATCCCACCTCTGAATGTGAGTTCCTTTCTAAAACTGGTCCTGAGTTTTCTGAAAGCAGGACCGGGTTTTGTTCCACTTTGGTAACATTTAGCAACAATACATAAATGCCAACTTTTATTGCCTAAGTTCTGTGACATCAGTAGTATAAATCCCATTCCTAAACTATCAGCAGCTGGGACTGACACACCAAAATGGGCTTTCTCCCTGTGACAGGTTAAGGTAAAAGCAATCCCTGCTCCTTAATCTCCACCATCTCCTTGAACCTCATCTTTACTTTTAGGGTTAAAGACACAGTTAAGATGTGACTATAGAAATGCTGAAGAAATAAGCCTTACTTGCTATGCTTCTGAAGAGTGCTCTCTCTCCTTTGGACATTAGTTTCCAAAACAGTAAATAACAATgagttttttgcattttaaaacagaaaagaaccttggaaTATAACATTTCTCTAGTGTTCCAAAGATTTAAGTATGATTCCCATTTCATTCCTTCTAACAAACTTTAATATAGTTTGAAACTTTGtggatcatttaatccaacaccTATAAATCTTTATGGGAGTCAGGGTATAACATACTCACAGCCCAgtataagaaaagcaaaaaacaccaGGCGATGTTTAAGAGTAAGTTTCACATTACAATAGTTAGCAATGCTAAATGTAACTTAGAATTAACAATCAAACAGAAAGTAGTACTAAAGCACTAATTTTTAGTCAAGCAATTCTGactggtcagtttttttttttgaccttttaaTATTAGTGATACTACTGTTAAATCGCTTTCCCTAATTAATGCCCGGACATGGGCCCTAAACCAAACACAATCTTTGTGAGACAAGACACACACTTCAAAGCAGATGGCATCAGAGTATGCCATTTGAGAACACCAGAGGCAAACAGACCATTGTTACacttttattgacaaaaataatCCATCAAATGACATTCACAGACGGCGACCACGGCGACCACCCTTTCTGCGAGTACTGTCAGAGGGGATTGGAGTGACATCCTCtgtggaaaggaagagagaaaacatgTTTTTAGGACCTTACAATAATACTAGgaagttttcaaatatataataactaaTACTAGAGTTGTAAGAGACCTCACAACCCTCTAAAATGGAATCGAACACAACGCAGAAAATAGAAGAACTAGATCAggcaaaagaaaatcagaatcctgctgaaaaaagaagggaggggaggagaacaCATTTGGTGATGAAATGTTATGTGACATTCCTTCCTGGTTCTGTCTATCTCATCAGAACCAGTACTTTCAATAGACAGTCATCTACCTCTGAACAGAACTACAGGTAATACAATCAGGTTCTCCTTGCATGCAATCATGTATAAACCACAAGAAAGGAACAACTCACCAATCCGCCCGATCTTCATTCCAGAACGTGCCAGGGCCCTCAGGGCTGACTGTGCGCCAGGGCCAGGTGTCTTAGTCCTGAAAAAAGTCATCAAGTTAGGAAAAGGTTCTTAAACTATTCCTGAGCTAGGagaataaaacttaaaaacacCTGCTTATCACTATGGGCTCCAATTGTATGTGTGATATTATAGAGCATTTCATGGTTAGAAGGGACAGTACATATACTGCCTCATTCCATCCTCACAACATCCTGGTAAACAAGGAGGTTATAGAGGAAGGATGACTAAGATCCCTATTTAACAGACCTGGACCTAACTAGGGGACCAAAGTTTGAATTCTAGTTCTTTTGTTTACTATTTACGTAGCAGGGAGCAAGTCATAGTGAATGAGGGAAAATGCTAGATTATAATTAAGTGGGTAATAAGTTTTTTGATTACCAAGAAGCCATACCATCTCACTGAAAACACCAAGGAGCACACACCTGTTTCCCCCTGTGGCCCGAAGTTTGATGTGAAGGGCAGTGATGCCCAGTTCTTTACACCTCTGAGCAACGTCCTGAGCAGCCAGCATGGCAGCATAGGGAGAAGACTCGTCTCTGTCAGCCTTGACCTTCATCCCACCAGTCACTCTGCAGATGGTTTCTCTGCAGACAAAGACATTAATCAAAATTCCTGGTCTCATTTGAGGCGAAAGACAAAAACCGCAGTGGGTCCTTTACCCAGACACTCACTTGCCAGAGAGATCAGTGACATGAACAAAGGTGTCATTG harbors:
- the RPS14 gene encoding 40S ribosomal protein S14 — protein: MAPRKGKEKKEEQVISLGPQVAEGENVFGVCHIFASFNDTFVHVTDLSGKETICRVTGGMKVKADRDESSPYAAMLAAQDVAQRCKELGITALHIKLRATGGNRTKTPGPGAQSALRALARSGMKIGRIEDVTPIPSDSTRRKGGRRGRRL